A genomic region of Littorina saxatilis isolate snail1 unplaced genomic scaffold, US_GU_Lsax_2.0 scaffold_2247, whole genome shotgun sequence contains the following coding sequences:
- the LOC138954977 gene encoding vitellogenin receptor Yl-like, which translates to MDRCDGNDDCGDSTDEQNCACPKANQWRCNNEQCIWNDWRCDGEIQCADGSDEERCERWKCSPTWWKCKNNRCIWKPDRCNGVDDCGDGSDEDKCEHWICPTGRWKCSNNRCISKSSRCNGHDDCGDGSDEKQCDQWHCLADMWSCSNHRCISYSSVCDGTDDCGDGDDEKSCGKLTPIEKKSCDVSDRGQVSVGPPFFTSKEPFTLTCNATDLDPPLEYTWSGVTCDKQGSGNTCTFTPDLEADDMRNVTCTAVSTKSGIRISETVQLISAYPPLKRPVIQLQSSQNESLWMDDRLTCTVTGGKPLVASVHFSCVNPDILDEDDEIKETSVSSSVTVNSPHTKVGGIICSCSATWKVKPEYYKLSTAAVFRIE; encoded by the exons ATGGATCGCTGTGATGGGAATGACGACTGTGGGGATTCCACTGATGAGCAAAACTGTg CATGTCCAAAAGCAAATCAGTGGAGATGCAATAACGAACAATGCATTTGGAACGACTGGCGTTGTGATGGCGAGATCCAGTGTGCTGATGGGAGTGACGAGGAGCGGTGTG AGAGATGGAAGTGTTCGCCCACCTGGTggaaatgtaaaaacaaccgATGCATCTGGAAGCCAGATCGCTGTAACGGAGTTGACGACTGTGGGGACGGTAGTGACGAGGACAAATGTG AGCACTGGATTTGCCCAACTGGCAGGTGGAAGTGCAGCAACAACCGCTGTATCTCGAAATCCAGCCGGTGCAATGGTCACGACGATTGTGGTGATGGCAGTGACGAGAAACAGTGTG ATCAATGGCATTGTCTGGCGGACATGTGGAGTTGTAGCAACCATCGCTGTATTTCTTACAGCAGTGTGTGCGATGGAACAgatgactgtggtgatggagATGACGAGAAGAGCTGCGGTAAGTTAACACCAATAGAGAAGAAGAGCTGCG ATGTCAGTGACAGAGGACAGGTGAGTGTGGGTCCGCCATTCTTCACCAGCAAGGAGCCTTTTACCCTGACGTGCAACGCCACTGACCTCGACCCCCCTCTGGAGTACACGTGGAGCGGTGTCACTTGTGACAAGCAAGGATCTGGCAACACGTGCACCTTTACACCAGACCTAGAAGCTGATGACATGAGAAACGTGACCTGTACAGCAGTATCAACGAAATCAGGAATCAGGATTTCTGAAACAGTGCAACTCATCTCCGCTT ATCCTCCGCTAAAAAGGCCGGTTATCCAACTACAAAGCTCGCAGAATGAGTCACTGTGGATGGATGACAGGCTGACTTGCACGGTAACAGGCGGGAAGCCCCTGGTTGCGTCTGTCCACTTCTCCTGTGTCAACCCTGACATTCTTGATGAAGACGATGAGATTAAGGAGACCTCTGTGTCGAGTTCTGTCACAGTAAATTCTCCTCACACCAAGGTCGGAGGAATTATATGCTCCTGTAGTGCAACGTGGAAGGTCAAGCCAGAATATTATAAATTATCCACTGCAGCTGTGTTCAGAATTGAAC